The following proteins are encoded in a genomic region of Spirosoma sp. SC4-14:
- a CDS encoding EamA/RhaT family transporter, translated as MLFLLLSIFLSVMLLLNFRLFPRYDINTFQAIVFNYLVCFLTGFLLLPARQLFSLDLSQTWTWLALGLGVGFILTFMLSGASTQRIGITATSLANNLSLVVPVCFSLFVFRAGGKPFDSLNYLGLILAVVAVGLSTYKKEPANGPVEETAVAPVKPRRFGAEILLPIGVFLFYGATNTLINYMNIHYIPSADKTIVVMLTMVLGAIVAGLLMLVVRIIRQQETIQVRNLIGAITLGVPNFLSFYTLLLALSQFGGNGAFVYPLYNIGVILVAALMATAFFQEKLSLANKIGLVLAVLAIGLISWQELLAG; from the coding sequence ATGCTTTTTCTACTACTCAGTATTTTTCTCTCCGTAATGCTTTTACTGAATTTTCGGCTCTTTCCGCGCTACGACATCAATACATTTCAGGCTATAGTTTTCAATTATTTGGTCTGTTTCCTGACGGGTTTTCTACTTCTGCCCGCCCGCCAGTTGTTTTCGCTCGATCTGTCGCAAACCTGGACCTGGCTGGCGCTGGGGCTAGGGGTTGGGTTTATTCTGACATTTATGCTGTCGGGCGCGTCAACCCAGCGAATTGGTATTACCGCAACCTCGTTAGCCAACAACCTGTCTCTGGTAGTGCCCGTATGCTTTAGTTTGTTTGTGTTTCGGGCGGGTGGTAAACCATTCGATAGCCTGAATTATCTGGGGCTTATCCTGGCAGTGGTGGCGGTTGGGCTAAGTACGTATAAAAAAGAACCAGCAAATGGCCCGGTCGAGGAAACGGCAGTTGCGCCCGTAAAGCCACGGCGGTTCGGTGCTGAAATCCTCTTGCCAATAGGGGTGTTTCTGTTCTATGGGGCTACCAATACCCTGATCAATTACATGAATATTCATTACATTCCATCAGCCGATAAAACGATTGTGGTTATGCTGACAATGGTTCTGGGGGCTATTGTAGCCGGACTGCTGATGCTCGTTGTCCGGATCATTCGTCAGCAGGAAACCATACAGGTTCGTAACCTGATTGGAGCCATAACGTTGGGCGTACCGAATTTCCTGAGTTTCTATACGCTGCTACTCGCCTTGTCGCAATTTGGGGGTAATGGAGCTTTTGTATATCCACTCTATAACATTGGCGTCATTCTGGTAGCTGCCCTGATGGCTACCGCATTTTTTCAGGAAAAACTTTCGCTAGCTAACAAAATTGGCCTTGTACTGGCGGTGCTGGCCATTGGGCTTATCTCCTGGCAGGAACTGCTGGCCGGGTAA
- a CDS encoding IclR family transcriptional regulator C-terminal domain-containing protein produces the protein MIQVINRAIDIIEFIAQEPDRPKSLGEVADAVGLNHGTCANILKTLVARDFIEQAAVKKGYTLGAKAYALTGNDSYRKDLLEAATSEMHALTALLNENVLLAVLKGNQRIALQRTDSEHDLQVRTLDRKNAYDTASGRLLLAYYSETELDKFIANYGLPTADVWPEASTRERFSEVAAQIRREELAIQLTRGRQVIGLAVPVFKGPRVVASLSIYMPEYRYMATDRTKVRQELLATASRISDRLN, from the coding sequence ATGATTCAGGTTATTAATCGAGCAATTGACATCATCGAATTTATTGCTCAGGAACCCGACCGGCCAAAATCGTTGGGCGAAGTGGCCGATGCTGTAGGATTAAATCATGGAACCTGCGCCAATATTCTGAAAACATTGGTGGCGCGTGATTTTATTGAGCAGGCAGCCGTAAAAAAAGGATACACGCTAGGAGCCAAGGCCTATGCGCTCACGGGTAATGATAGTTACCGGAAAGATCTGCTGGAAGCCGCTACCAGTGAAATGCATGCACTAACGGCCCTGCTAAATGAAAATGTACTGCTGGCCGTACTCAAAGGAAATCAGCGAATTGCTCTGCAACGTACTGATTCTGAGCACGATCTTCAGGTGCGAACACTGGATCGGAAAAATGCTTATGATACGGCTTCGGGGCGTTTGTTGCTGGCGTATTACAGTGAAACAGAGCTTGATAAGTTTATTGCCAACTATGGCCTGCCAACGGCGGATGTATGGCCGGAGGCTTCAACTCGTGAACGCTTTAGTGAGGTTGCTGCTCAAATTCGTCGCGAAGAGTTAGCCATACAACTAACCCGAGGGCGTCAGGTTATTGGCCTGGCTGTACCCGTATTCAAAGGCCCGCGGGTGGTAGCCAGTTTGAGTATATATATGCCCGAGTATCGCTATATGGCTACTGACCGAACAAAAGTGCGACAGGAGTTGCTGGCAACTGCCAGCCGAATATCAGATCGCTTGAATTAG
- a CDS encoding TonB-dependent receptor translates to MPQKLRYLLLVTCLLLVAQIARSQPLQVTGRVMAGDTKQPLPGVSVSVEGTTSGTTTDADGRFRLNLPSAQSVVVFSYIGYVSQRVDVGGRTQLDITLEEDNKALNEVVVVGYGTVRKSDLTGSLAQVKAKEINAFPATNVLQALSGRAPGVQVIQNTGAPGGSISVRIRGTNSIQGSNEPLYVIDGFPISGSNPTQLNNADIESMEILKDASATAIYGSRGANGVVLITTKHGKAGRTQVNYEGSYSVQTLRKKLDLMNAQEYATFYNEQAANDGLKPYFTQDQVNSFGQGFDWQNLVFRKAPMQNHSLNISGGTEKTQFSVGGSVFLQDGIIKSSDYNRYSLRANVNTEVSKKFSFNLSTTLTRVITNAQNSGGGNRGGTLISSVITAYPTLTPYNDDGSYRVLATAYPWGSNVLTNPLNFINEQKNRTLSNKELANAALIYKPIPELSIKISGGIENNDDRTDSYTTRNFVNSQGSASVSTTQFTSLLSENTISYLKTFAQKHTISAVAGFTYQDFLTTTLGASGTGFISDASQTYDIGSASTPGIPSSSYSKATLMSYLGRVNYNFADKYLLTVSFRADGSSRYSDGNKWGYFPSGALAWRVSNEEFFKNIQFLSDLKLRVGYGATGSQAISPYSTLNQLGSGKTVFDDALYTYYAPGTRLPGNLKWETTQQTDVGLDAAFLNNRLRLTADYYIKNTRDLLNTVQLPSSLGFTSTIQNVGAIQNKGVELGLDGDVLTGPFRWSISGNISFNRNKVVKLYGGQDVFGSAINTTAVNDYVNILREGRPLGQFYGYVEDGYDEKGKIKYKDLDGDGVISAKDKTYIGNPNPKFIYGFNSTMSYKNFDFTFFLQGSQGNDIYDVSSIGLLDYGFGLNMTKDVYNNHWTAANPTAKYPIISRTTSVNISNRFVENGSYLRLRTIQLAYNIPFQKLNVKWITSAQVYVSGQNLLTLTKYSWWDPEINSLGGSNSIMQGVDYYSYPTAKTVTFGVRAGF, encoded by the coding sequence ATGCCTCAAAAATTACGATATCTGCTATTGGTTACCTGTCTGCTGCTGGTAGCGCAAATAGCCCGAAGCCAACCCCTACAGGTAACGGGGCGCGTAATGGCTGGCGATACAAAACAGCCGTTGCCTGGTGTAAGTGTATCGGTAGAAGGAACCACTAGTGGTACAACAACCGATGCTGATGGCCGTTTTCGGCTCAATTTACCATCGGCTCAGTCGGTAGTCGTCTTTTCGTACATTGGTTATGTATCTCAGCGTGTGGATGTGGGTGGACGAACACAACTGGACATAACCCTGGAAGAAGACAATAAGGCACTGAACGAGGTGGTCGTTGTAGGGTATGGTACCGTCAGAAAGAGTGACCTGACAGGTTCGCTGGCACAGGTAAAGGCGAAGGAAATCAATGCATTTCCGGCTACGAATGTTCTTCAGGCGCTCTCCGGACGTGCTCCGGGCGTACAGGTTATTCAGAACACAGGTGCTCCTGGCGGGAGTATCAGCGTTCGTATTCGTGGTACCAACTCTATTCAGGGAAGTAATGAACCGCTCTATGTGATCGATGGCTTTCCAATTAGTGGCAGCAATCCAACGCAATTGAACAATGCCGATATTGAGAGCATGGAGATTCTGAAAGATGCCAGTGCAACGGCTATTTACGGGTCACGCGGGGCCAATGGCGTTGTGCTGATCACGACCAAACACGGTAAAGCCGGACGAACGCAGGTCAACTATGAGGGCAGCTACAGCGTTCAGACATTACGCAAAAAACTGGACCTGATGAATGCTCAGGAATATGCCACGTTCTACAACGAGCAGGCGGCCAACGATGGGCTGAAACCGTATTTTACGCAGGACCAAGTCAATAGTTTCGGACAGGGATTCGACTGGCAAAATCTGGTTTTCCGGAAAGCGCCCATGCAAAATCATTCGCTCAATATTAGCGGAGGAACCGAAAAAACGCAGTTCTCGGTGGGTGGAAGTGTATTTCTACAGGATGGCATTATTAAAAGCTCCGACTATAATCGCTATTCGCTCCGGGCCAATGTTAATACGGAAGTCAGCAAAAAGTTTTCGTTTAATCTATCAACTACGCTCACCAGGGTAATCACCAATGCGCAGAATTCGGGCGGTGGAAACCGGGGAGGCACATTAATATCGTCTGTCATTACGGCTTACCCAACCCTTACGCCCTATAACGACGACGGTTCCTATCGGGTGCTGGCCACGGCCTATCCCTGGGGGTCGAATGTATTGACCAATCCGCTCAATTTTATCAATGAGCAGAAAAACCGCACGCTCTCGAACAAAGAACTGGCCAATGCAGCTCTGATCTACAAACCGATACCCGAATTGTCGATCAAGATTTCGGGCGGTATCGAAAACAATGACGACCGGACCGATAGCTATACGACCCGAAATTTTGTCAACTCCCAGGGATCGGCCAGCGTTAGTACTACCCAGTTTACCAGCCTCCTGAGCGAAAATACGATCAGTTATCTCAAAACGTTTGCCCAGAAACATACCATTTCGGCGGTGGCAGGATTCACCTATCAGGATTTTCTGACCACTACATTAGGTGCCAGTGGAACGGGTTTCATTAGTGACGCCAGCCAGACCTACGACATTGGGTCGGCATCGACACCGGGCATTCCGAGCTCCAGTTATTCGAAAGCAACGCTGATGTCGTATCTGGGCCGGGTAAATTACAACTTCGCCGATAAATACCTGCTGACAGTCAGTTTCCGGGCCGATGGTTCGTCGCGCTACAGCGATGGCAACAAGTGGGGCTATTTCCCGTCGGGAGCGTTGGCCTGGCGGGTTTCGAATGAGGAGTTTTTCAAAAATATTCAGTTCCTGTCCGATCTAAAACTACGGGTGGGCTATGGAGCAACGGGTAGCCAGGCCATAAGTCCGTATTCGACGCTGAATCAATTGGGGTCAGGGAAAACGGTTTTTGACGATGCTCTGTACACCTACTATGCGCCGGGGACTCGCCTGCCCGGTAATCTGAAGTGGGAAACAACCCAGCAAACCGATGTAGGACTCGATGCCGCTTTTCTGAACAATCGGCTACGGTTAACGGCCGATTATTACATCAAAAATACGCGGGATCTGCTCAATACGGTTCAGTTGCCTTCGTCGCTCGGTTTTACGAGCACCATTCAGAATGTAGGTGCTATTCAGAACAAAGGTGTTGAACTGGGCCTGGACGGTGATGTGTTGACGGGGCCTTTCCGCTGGTCGATATCGGGTAATATTTCGTTCAACCGCAACAAAGTAGTTAAGTTATATGGCGGACAGGATGTTTTCGGTTCGGCCATCAACACAACGGCCGTCAACGATTACGTCAACATTCTGCGCGAAGGTCGGCCACTTGGGCAGTTTTACGGCTATGTTGAAGATGGCTACGACGAAAAGGGGAAAATCAAATACAAAGACCTGGATGGCGACGGTGTTATTTCGGCGAAGGATAAAACATATATCGGCAACCCAAACCCCAAATTTATTTACGGCTTCAATTCGACGATGTCGTACAAAAACTTCGATTTCACCTTCTTTTTGCAGGGATCGCAGGGAAACGACATTTACGATGTCAGTTCAATCGGTTTGCTCGATTACGGATTTGGGCTGAACATGACCAAAGATGTGTACAACAATCACTGGACGGCAGCCAATCCGACTGCTAAATATCCCATTATCAGTCGGACAACATCGGTCAATATTTCGAATCGGTTTGTGGAGAATGGTTCTTACCTGCGGTTGCGCACTATACAGCTGGCTTATAATATTCCTTTTCAGAAGTTAAATGTGAAATGGATTACTAGTGCGCAGGTGTATGTCAGTGGTCAGAATTTGCTCACCCTAACCAAATATTCGTGGTGGGACCCCGAAATTAACTCGCTGGGAGGCTCCAACTCCATTATGCAGGGGGTTGATTACTACAGCTATCCCACTGCCAAGACGGTCACGTTCGGAGTTCGGGCAGGATTTTAA
- a CDS encoding RagB/SusD family nutrient uptake outer membrane protein — MKKLLFLLPFLSLIACQEDLIEQPKSLAVETFYNTATEVESAVNAIYSPLRNDNCLGGLYPAQLEAYTDYSYGRGSYAVLSDFQGLNATNITRVGQMWDQLYLAIRNANLIVKNAPAGKSISQADISRYVAEAKFLRAFSYFVLVRNWAGVPIRTEANMTEQNIKRNTADEVYALILSDLADAETNLPDKAAQSGRPSKWAAKTLLADVYFYRNNYAEARDKADEVIKSGKYSLVSVAVADDFNKIFGPDVITTTEEIFYLKYTRQNGQGFNLVMFAHHPGSKLMGAGGYYAHYTDALLNNVFKNWDNADLRKTAFWYKWDIGLGANTYLNKKFIDPLAPGASGAGNDNPIYRYADLLLLYAEAANRANNGPTTAALEALNQVHRRAYGQNPAVASAVDFKLADYDVNTFNDLVLKERGYETQYEAKRWIDLKRLGAAKLKAVIKAGVGKDVVDKMLLWPIPNSELNYNTALDAAKDQNPGY, encoded by the coding sequence ATGAAAAAGCTACTATTCCTACTCCCGTTCCTGAGCCTGATTGCCTGCCAGGAGGATCTGATCGAGCAGCCTAAATCGCTGGCTGTTGAAACCTTTTATAATACCGCAACCGAAGTAGAGTCGGCCGTAAATGCCATTTACTCTCCGTTGCGAAACGATAACTGTCTGGGTGGGCTATACCCTGCCCAGTTGGAAGCCTATACCGACTACAGTTATGGCCGGGGAAGCTATGCGGTGTTGAGTGATTTTCAGGGGCTAAACGCAACCAATATCACTCGGGTTGGGCAAATGTGGGATCAGCTTTATCTGGCTATCCGTAATGCCAACCTCATTGTCAAAAATGCTCCGGCCGGAAAAAGCATCAGCCAGGCCGATATAAGTCGCTATGTGGCCGAAGCGAAATTTCTGCGCGCATTTTCCTATTTCGTATTGGTTCGCAACTGGGCGGGTGTTCCAATTCGTACCGAGGCCAATATGACCGAGCAGAACATCAAGCGGAATACGGCCGACGAGGTATATGCTCTGATTCTGAGCGACCTGGCCGATGCCGAAACCAATCTGCCCGATAAAGCTGCCCAAAGCGGTCGACCCTCGAAATGGGCGGCTAAAACGCTGTTGGCCGATGTGTATTTCTACCGGAACAACTATGCCGAAGCGCGCGATAAAGCCGACGAAGTAATTAAATCAGGTAAATATTCGCTGGTATCGGTGGCCGTAGCCGATGATTTTAACAAGATTTTTGGCCCCGATGTGATTACCACCACCGAAGAAATCTTTTACCTGAAATATACCCGGCAGAATGGACAGGGCTTCAATCTGGTCATGTTTGCGCACCATCCTGGTTCCAAACTAATGGGAGCAGGCGGGTATTATGCCCACTATACGGACGCTCTATTGAACAACGTGTTCAAAAACTGGGATAATGCCGATCTGCGTAAAACGGCATTCTGGTACAAGTGGGATATTGGTCTGGGAGCCAATACCTATCTCAATAAGAAATTCATTGACCCTCTGGCTCCGGGCGCTTCTGGAGCGGGTAATGATAATCCGATTTACCGATACGCCGACCTGTTGTTGCTCTACGCCGAAGCGGCTAACCGGGCAAATAACGGGCCAACGACGGCGGCTCTGGAAGCGCTGAATCAGGTACATCGCCGGGCATACGGGCAAAATCCAGCGGTAGCCTCGGCTGTCGATTTTAAACTGGCCGACTACGACGTCAATACCTTCAACGATCTGGTTCTGAAAGAGCGCGGCTACGAAACCCAGTACGAAGCCAAACGCTGGATTGATCTGAAACGGTTGGGAGCAGCCAAGTTAAAAGCGGTTATCAAAGCCGGTGTCGGTAAAGACGTGGTCGACAAGATGCTGCTCTGGCCCATTCCAAATTCCGAACTGAACTACAACACGGCACTCGATGCTGCCAAAGACCAGAATCCGGGCTATTGA
- a CDS encoding endo-1,4-beta-xylanase gives MKQVIIASLLTLSAFPLLAQLSDEYKKQWSDPALQQRIAEGIRDNRMGAFTIRFTDKDGNPVSPGDVALTQTRHDFYFGANGFMVKGFKNPKEDALYEEHFTNLFNFVTIPFYWPELEPEPGKLRFGKESEYSYRRPAPDVVMEFVRKYNLTPKGHTLVWDNPRWSLPAWLPRDEKIMEQKISKRIDEIAQRYGHDIQIWDVVNEVTDRHPDVLMPKDFAFKAFLESERVFPGSNVFTLNFTTGIWNRSNKREYNADYLLTENLLLRKAKINAIGMQFHNFSEPEYEQILKGKAMTPTTLFNTLDLYSDFNLPIHITEITVSALSEKGPEYQAVMAENYYKLWFSHPSVEGIIWWNLVDGTAAPARIKPDGTVVPGEDKWKGGLLNRDFTKKPAYDVLDRLINKEWRTNLTVAPQNNAISYRGFYGTYTVVTQRNGKKYEKVVQFPKSGARDIVMVLD, from the coding sequence ATGAAACAAGTTATTATTGCATCCTTACTAACGTTGTCGGCGTTTCCATTGCTGGCCCAGCTTTCCGACGAGTATAAAAAGCAATGGAGCGATCCGGCTTTGCAACAACGAATTGCCGAAGGAATTCGCGACAATCGTATGGGGGCTTTCACTATTCGGTTTACCGATAAAGATGGGAACCCCGTTTCGCCGGGCGACGTGGCGCTAACACAAACTCGCCATGATTTCTATTTTGGTGCTAACGGATTCATGGTCAAGGGGTTCAAAAATCCCAAAGAAGATGCACTCTACGAAGAGCATTTTACCAACCTGTTCAATTTCGTGACCATTCCGTTCTACTGGCCTGAACTGGAGCCCGAACCGGGTAAACTCCGCTTCGGCAAGGAAAGCGAATATAGCTACCGCCGTCCCGCGCCCGATGTTGTGATGGAGTTTGTGCGCAAGTACAACCTTACGCCCAAAGGGCATACGCTCGTGTGGGACAATCCGCGTTGGTCTCTGCCTGCCTGGCTACCCAGAGATGAAAAAATTATGGAGCAGAAAATCAGCAAGCGAATCGATGAAATTGCCCAGCGGTATGGCCACGATATTCAGATATGGGATGTCGTAAATGAGGTGACCGACCGTCATCCAGACGTTCTGATGCCCAAAGATTTTGCTTTTAAGGCGTTCCTGGAAAGTGAGCGCGTATTTCCCGGCAGTAATGTATTTACGCTCAACTTCACTACCGGCATCTGGAACCGTAGCAACAAGCGCGAATACAATGCCGACTACCTGCTTACCGAAAATCTGCTGCTACGTAAGGCAAAAATCAACGCCATTGGAATGCAGTTTCATAACTTCAGCGAACCCGAATACGAACAGATTCTGAAGGGTAAAGCCATGACACCCACCACCTTGTTCAACACGCTGGATCTGTATTCCGACTTTAATCTGCCCATCCATATTACTGAAATAACGGTATCTGCCCTGTCGGAGAAAGGCCCGGAATACCAGGCCGTTATGGCAGAAAACTATTATAAACTCTGGTTTAGTCACCCCAGCGTGGAAGGCATCATCTGGTGGAATCTGGTCGACGGAACGGCCGCACCGGCGCGCATCAAACCCGACGGAACCGTAGTGCCGGGCGAAGACAAATGGAAAGGTGGATTGCTGAATCGGGATTTTACGAAAAAACCTGCCTACGACGTTCTCGATCGATTGATTAACAAAGAGTGGCGCACTAATCTGACGGTTGCCCCCCAAAATAATGCAATCAGCTATCGGGGTTTTTATGGTACGTATACGGTGGTTACGCAGCGTAACGGCAAGAAATATGAAAAGGTAGTCCAGTTTCCAAAAAGTGGTGCGCGTGACATCGTTATGGTGCTGGATTAA
- a CDS encoding enolase C-terminal domain-like protein: MKIIDLRTRCVAIPLNAQLRHNTGVHPGYFLRTILEIITDEGIVGLGEVGGGDQRGALQKLKPRIVGEDPFHLEVIKMKVLRSIYYLSNARLYAAIEMACLDIQGKVLGRPLSDLLGGRVRNEVPFIAYLFWRYDRPGGGNDKTADDLADYCQELHETLGVKAMKLKAGVMAPKEEVRVLELCRDRLGDDFGLRIDPNGVWSVATAVQMGRRMEELNPEYFEDPAWGLEGNAAVRKQVRIPIATNMYPAKFDDLGPAIRLGAVDIVLTDIHYWEGPRGVKDLVAVCNTFNMGVAMHSGAEFGIELAAMIHTASTIPTMTFAGDAHYHYLTDDIIEGGLMSYENGAIKVPTGPGLGVSLDEDKMKHYEKLYEEKGDYYARFHQDPYRPDWYPTVGGI; the protein is encoded by the coding sequence ATGAAAATCATTGACTTACGTACTCGCTGCGTTGCTATTCCGCTCAACGCCCAACTTCGCCACAATACGGGCGTGCATCCCGGCTATTTTCTCCGAACCATTCTGGAGATTATTACCGATGAGGGCATTGTTGGCCTGGGCGAAGTAGGGGGTGGCGATCAGCGGGGCGCCTTGCAAAAACTAAAGCCGCGTATCGTTGGCGAAGATCCGTTCCATCTGGAAGTGATCAAGATGAAAGTGCTGCGGAGCATTTACTACCTCTCCAATGCCCGTTTATATGCCGCCATCGAAATGGCCTGCCTCGATATTCAGGGCAAAGTACTGGGGCGACCACTAAGCGACCTGCTGGGGGGGCGTGTGCGTAACGAAGTACCATTTATTGCCTATCTGTTCTGGCGCTATGACCGGCCCGGTGGTGGCAACGACAAAACTGCCGACGATCTGGCTGATTATTGCCAGGAGCTTCATGAAACATTAGGTGTGAAAGCAATGAAGCTGAAAGCAGGGGTAATGGCACCCAAAGAAGAGGTGCGGGTGCTTGAACTTTGCCGCGATCGGTTGGGCGATGATTTTGGTTTGCGCATCGATCCGAATGGGGTATGGTCTGTAGCGACGGCTGTTCAGATGGGGCGTCGGATGGAAGAGCTGAACCCGGAATACTTCGAAGATCCGGCCTGGGGGCTCGAAGGAAATGCGGCTGTTCGCAAACAGGTGCGTATACCTATTGCGACGAATATGTATCCGGCTAAGTTCGATGATCTGGGACCAGCTATCCGACTGGGGGCCGTTGATATTGTATTAACCGACATCCACTATTGGGAAGGACCGCGTGGTGTAAAAGATCTGGTTGCTGTCTGCAATACGTTCAATATGGGGGTGGCTATGCACTCAGGAGCCGAATTTGGTATCGAACTGGCCGCCATGATCCATACCGCGTCGACGATTCCGACCATGACGTTTGCGGGCGACGCTCACTACCACTACCTCACCGACGACATCATCGAAGGTGGGCTGATGAGCTATGAAAACGGTGCCATTAAAGTCCCTACGGGGCCTGGGTTGGGGGTGTCGCTGGACGAAGATAAAATGAAGCATTACGAAAAGCTTTATGAGGAGAAAGGCGACTACTATGCTCGTTTTCATCAGGACCCGTACCGGCCTGATTGGTATCCGACGGTGGGGGGGATATGA
- a CDS encoding SDR family oxidoreductase codes for MKKALVTGASQGIGKAIALRLAEAGYDVVIHFHENRAEAEAVAETVQQIGRNAWLLQADLLEAAQAIQLGQEAWAVAGGLDVLVNNAGVSYKKHFLDVTEADFERFNNVNFRSTTFLTQTVARRMVEHNVAGSIWTITSVNGLRPGLGLSLYGATKGALETLMKGVAMELGPHNIRVNTIAVGAVQTNINRGVWENPDLLQEVNGGIPAGRLGQPEEIAAVVVDLINSGSYMTGTTITIDGGLLLMRGYGKPGPYETGT; via the coding sequence ATGAAAAAAGCACTGGTTACCGGAGCATCGCAGGGAATAGGCAAAGCCATTGCCTTACGACTGGCCGAAGCGGGTTATGATGTAGTGATTCATTTTCACGAAAATCGAGCCGAGGCCGAAGCTGTTGCAGAAACCGTTCAGCAAATAGGACGGAATGCCTGGCTGTTGCAGGCCGATCTGCTGGAAGCAGCACAGGCTATTCAACTCGGCCAGGAGGCCTGGGCAGTTGCAGGAGGGCTGGATGTTCTGGTGAACAACGCGGGCGTATCGTACAAAAAACATTTTCTGGACGTAACGGAGGCCGATTTTGAGCGGTTCAACAACGTCAACTTTCGAAGTACCACATTTCTGACGCAGACCGTTGCCCGCCGTATGGTGGAACATAACGTAGCAGGAAGCATCTGGACCATCACCTCAGTCAATGGCCTGCGTCCGGGTTTAGGGCTGAGTCTGTATGGAGCTACGAAAGGGGCACTGGAAACACTAATGAAAGGCGTGGCAATGGAGCTGGGACCGCACAACATCCGGGTTAATACCATTGCGGTAGGGGCTGTGCAAACCAACATTAACCGGGGTGTTTGGGAAAACCCAGACCTGCTTCAGGAAGTAAACGGGGGAATTCCGGCCGGACGGCTGGGGCAGCCCGAAGAAATTGCGGCTGTAGTGGTCGATTTAATTAATTCCGGCAGCTATATGACCGGCACTACAATCACCATTGACGGGGGACTGCTGCTGATGCGGGGGTATGGAAAACCGGGACCTTATGAAACCGGTACATGA